A genomic region of Glycine max cultivar Williams 82 chromosome 15, Glycine_max_v4.0, whole genome shotgun sequence contains the following coding sequences:
- the LOC100794680 gene encoding probable serine/threonine-protein kinase PBL5 produces MGCFRCTGKSSKKTNNNNINHAEKHTNHNEKHTAADKVKVDLNVNGKQEDNNPKPDQLSLDVENLNLKEVSNEGKVNSYRAQTFTFAELAAATGNFRSDCFLGEGGFGKVYKGRIEKINQVVAIKQLDPHGLQGIREFVVEVLTLSLADHPNLVKLIGFCAEGEQRLLVYEYMPLGSLENHLHDLPRGRKPIDWNTRMKIAAGAARGLEYLHNKMKPPVIYRDLKCSNILLGEGYHSKLSDFGLAKVGPSGDKTHVSTRVMGTYGYCAPDYAMTGQLTFKSDIYSFGVVLLEIITGRKAIDNTKPAKEQNLVAWAKPLFKNRKRFCEMVDPLLEGQYPIRGLYQALAIAAMCVQEQPNMRPETTDVVTALNYLASQKYDPQVHSIQSCRKGLSSPRERSNGHRRTVSNDSDPRARSHDHRRIVCNGSETRARSEGRHRRTVSIGNGHSSGSETESSRKGVASPRVRSDGHRHFVSNGSETDSSGD; encoded by the exons ATGGGTTGCTTTCGTTGCACAGGCAAATCAAGCaaaaaaaccaacaacaataacattaaTCACGCCGAGAAGCACACCAATCACAACGAGAAACATACTGCTGCTG ATAAGGTCAAAGTTGATTTGAATGTGAATGGTAAACAAGAAGATAATAATCCTAAGCCTGATCAGCTATCTCTGGACGtggagaatttgaatttaaaagagGTTTCCAATGAAGGAAAAGTTAACAGTTACCGGGCACAGACATTTACTTTTGCTGAGCTTGCAGCTGCAACAGGGAATTTCAGGTCAGATTGCTTTCTGGGTGAAGGAGGGTTTGGCAAGGTTTATAAGGGGCGCATAGAGAAAATAAACCAG GTTGTAGCAATAAAGCAACTAGATCCTCATGGGCTTCAAGGAATTAGGGAATTTGTTGTTGAAGTGTTGACATTGAGTTTGGCAGACCACCCTAATTTGGTCAAGTTAATTGGTTTTTGTGCTGAGGGAGAGCAGAGGCTATTGGTTTACGAATATATGCCATTGGGATCTTTGGAGAATCATTTGCACG ATCTTCCGCGTGGTAGAAAACCGATTGACTGGAATACAAGAATGAAAATAGCAGCTGGTGCAGCTAGAGGCTTAGAGTATTTGCATAATAAAATGAAACCTCCTGTCATATATCGGGACCTGAAATGCTCCAATATCCTGTTAGGCGAAGGATATCATTCCAAGTTATCTGATTTTGGCTTGGCGAAAGTAGGACCAAGTGGTGATAAAACCCATGTTTCAACCAGAGTTATGGGAACATATGGATATTGTGCCCCAGATTATGCAATGACGGGTCAATTGACGTTCAAGTCTGATATTTATAGCTTTGGAGTTGTTCTTTTGGAGATCATCACAGGCAGGAAGGCGATCGACAATACAAAACCTGCTAAAGAACAAAATCTAGTTGCATGG GCAAAGCCTTTATTCAAAAACCGTAAAAGATTCTGTGAGATGGTTGATCCATTGCTTGAAGGTCAGTATCCAATAAGAGGTTTGTACCAAGCTCTTGCTATTGCTGCCATGTGTGTTCAAGAACAGCCTAATATGCGGCCCGAAACAACTGATGTGGTTACAGCTCTAAATTACCTTGCATCCCAGAAATACGATCCCCAAGTTCATTCAATACAAAGCTGTAGAAAAGGTTTATCTTCTCCAAGAGAAAGAAGCAATGGTCATAGACGCACTGTCAGTAACGATTCTGATCCAAGAGCAAGAAGCCATGATCATAGACGAATTGTTTGTAATGGTTCTGAGACAAGAGCAAGAAGCGAAGGTCGTCATAGACGAACTGTTAGTATTGGTAATGGTCATAGTAGTGGTTCTGAGACAGAAAGCTCTCGAAAAGGTGTAGCTTCTCCAAGGGTGAGAAGTGATGGTCATAGACATTTTGTTAGTAATGGTTCTGAGACAGACAGTTCTGGAGATTAG